The genomic window CGTGCTGAGCTGTTGGCGCGTTCTGACGCCACCGATGTCGACCGGCGGCCCGTGGAACTGGATCAACAGTCTGTAGGTCGATTGTCGCGCATGGATTCACTGCAGATACAGGCGATGGCTGTTGCGGTCGAGCAGCGGCGCAAAGCCCGTCTCGTTGCGCTCGAAATGGCGCTTCGCCGGATGGCTAAGGCCGACTATGGCTACTGTGTCGACTGTGGCGAATTCATTGGCATGCGACGCTTGGAAATCG from Georhizobium profundi includes these protein-coding regions:
- a CDS encoding TraR/DksA family transcriptional regulator, whose translation is MEREPGELIAIFQPRVEAERAELLARSDATDVDRRPVELDQQSVGRLSRMDSLQIQAMAVAVEQRRKARLVALEMALRRMAKADYGYCVDCGEFIGMRRLEIDPAALKCVKCA